Proteins encoded within one genomic window of Thermococcus sp. 21S7:
- a CDS encoding ATP-binding protein codes for MVVILMAIIERPELDVALKAKWLLLYGRRKTGKTFYVREKSKYARYFIVTRGSELIDVGNGERMTLNEFMKFLPLLLQTGRIVIDEFHRLGEPFFSLLQGLSGKGELTLITSTRHYFKRFLGESSPLLGLFHAHEVGLVRPSDALSFVRSLGFEGKSLVELAVLVQEPWLAPTVESYGVETFDVIGTVLKDYVPGLVGEIFTEEERELTKRYWAILEAVADGKVSTGEIAGELSSRGLMENAFPGAVAPYLETLVGMGLLERLPVSGKRRKVYRYRHVSPLVDFAYYLNAKYGFFETGLPQKTVRRLLEETLPRYVEVFFERLLAQHYGLQPVRIEKPELELDVALVKNRRFYLVAEVKWKEKLREWDIRKAENKFESAGAEVNLLIVPDKSVLPREPENARVFDWMDALALTP; via the coding sequence ATGGTGGTTATACTAATGGCCATTATAGAAAGGCCCGAACTAGACGTTGCCCTCAAAGCGAAGTGGTTGCTCCTCTACGGGCGCAGGAAGACTGGAAAGACGTTCTACGTCCGCGAGAAGAGTAAGTACGCGAGGTATTTCATCGTTACGAGGGGCTCGGAGCTCATTGACGTGGGGAACGGGGAGAGAATGACCCTTAACGAATTCATGAAGTTTCTCCCGCTCCTTCTCCAAACCGGCCGGATAGTCATCGACGAGTTTCACCGCCTTGGGGAGCCGTTCTTCTCGCTTCTTCAGGGCCTGTCGGGAAAGGGTGAGCTCACCCTCATAACCTCGACGAGACACTACTTCAAGAGGTTCCTCGGGGAGAGCAGTCCGCTGCTGGGCCTCTTCCACGCCCATGAGGTTGGTCTTGTCAGGCCCTCGGACGCCCTGAGCTTCGTTCGCTCCCTTGGTTTTGAAGGCAAATCCCTTGTCGAACTCGCCGTTCTCGTTCAGGAACCGTGGCTTGCGCCGACGGTGGAATCCTACGGCGTTGAAACCTTTGATGTCATCGGCACTGTTCTCAAGGACTACGTCCCCGGCCTCGTGGGTGAGATATTTACCGAGGAGGAGCGCGAGCTTACCAAGAGGTACTGGGCGATTCTTGAGGCCGTTGCTGATGGGAAGGTAAGCACCGGGGAAATCGCGGGTGAGCTATCCTCCAGGGGTTTGATGGAGAACGCTTTCCCCGGGGCCGTTGCGCCATACCTTGAAACCCTCGTGGGAATGGGGTTGCTTGAGAGACTCCCGGTTTCCGGAAAGAGGCGGAAGGTCTACCGCTACCGCCACGTATCACCCCTCGTGGACTTCGCGTACTACCTGAACGCAAAATACGGTTTCTTCGAGACGGGTCTTCCACAGAAAACCGTCCGCAGATTGCTGGAGGAAACACTGCCCCGCTACGTTGAGGTGTTCTTTGAACGGCTCCTCGCCCAGCACTACGGCCTTCAGCCTGTCAGGATTGAGAAGCCGGAGCTTGAGCTTGACGTTGCCCTCGTGAAGAACAGGAGGTTCTATCTGGTCGCCGAGGTCAAGTGGAAGGAGAAGCTCAGGGAGTGGGACATTAGAAAGGCCGAAAACAAGTTTGAGAGCGCGGGGGCTGAGGTTAACCTCCTCATCGTCCCGGACAAGAGCGTCCTCCCGAGGGAGCCCGAGAACGCGAGGGTCTTTGACTGGATGGACGCCTTAGCGCTCACCCCATAG
- a CDS encoding DEAD/DEAH box helicase: MSFESLGLSEATLVAVRQKGFSQPTDIQREVIPRLLSGDVDIIGQSQTGTGKTAAFALPIIEAIDPKIKAVQAIILTPTRELALQVSDEIKSLRGRKRVYVYAVYGGQPIGPQIRALERGTHVVVGTPGRVLDHIRRGTLDLSSVKFFILDEADRMLDMGFIDDIEAIFRETPRKKRVLMFSATMPPEIKRLARRYMGDYEVVSVSSDELVPEMVDQEYIEVVPARKFTVLKKILDGAGDFYGIVFCATKRETRELSERLRRAGYSAEALNGDMSQAARERTFWRFKTKRTRILVATDVAARGLDVQDINHIVNYSLPMTAEDYVHRIGRTGRMGKKGRAITFIMPGEFKRLRYIAQVAGVEIRKSELSEEIPKEYRERYERGPSDGYRRNGRRNSRYPRDSRAVS; the protein is encoded by the coding sequence ATGAGTTTTGAAAGCTTAGGCTTATCGGAGGCCACGTTAGTGGCCGTCAGGCAGAAGGGCTTCTCACAGCCTACAGACATTCAGAGGGAGGTAATCCCGCGCCTTCTATCGGGCGACGTCGATATAATCGGCCAGTCTCAGACCGGGACGGGAAAGACGGCTGCCTTTGCGCTCCCGATAATCGAGGCGATTGACCCGAAGATAAAAGCCGTTCAGGCGATAATCCTCACACCCACGAGGGAGCTTGCCCTTCAGGTGTCGGATGAAATCAAGAGCCTCCGCGGGAGGAAGAGGGTTTACGTTTACGCCGTCTACGGCGGCCAGCCGATAGGGCCGCAGATAAGGGCGCTTGAGCGGGGGACCCACGTCGTAGTCGGAACCCCTGGCAGAGTTCTCGACCACATAAGGCGCGGGACCCTCGACCTGAGCTCCGTAAAGTTCTTCATCCTCGATGAGGCCGACAGGATGCTCGATATGGGGTTCATAGACGACATAGAGGCGATTTTCAGGGAGACGCCGAGAAAGAAGCGTGTGCTGATGTTCTCCGCCACGATGCCGCCGGAGATAAAGAGGCTCGCGAGGCGCTACATGGGTGACTACGAGGTGGTAAGCGTCAGCAGCGACGAGCTTGTGCCCGAGATGGTTGATCAGGAGTACATAGAGGTCGTTCCAGCTAGGAAGTTCACGGTGCTGAAGAAGATACTCGACGGCGCCGGGGACTTCTACGGGATAGTCTTCTGCGCCACCAAGCGGGAAACCAGGGAGCTGAGCGAGAGGCTCAGGAGGGCCGGCTACAGCGCCGAGGCACTCAACGGCGACATGAGCCAGGCCGCCCGTGAGAGAACCTTCTGGCGCTTTAAGACCAAGCGAACGAGGATTCTCGTGGCAACCGATGTCGCCGCGCGCGGTTTGGACGTCCAGGATATAAACCACATCGTCAACTACTCCCTGCCCATGACGGCCGAGGACTACGTCCACAGGATAGGGAGAACCGGCAGGATGGGCAAGAAAGGAAGGGCGATAACCTTCATAATGCCCGGCGAGTTCAAGAGGCTGCGCTACATTGCCCAGGTTGCGGGAGTGGAGATAAGGAAATCCGAGCTCAGCGAGGAGATTCCGAAGGAGTACCGGGAGAGGTACGAGCGCGGCCCTTCAGATGGCTACAGAAGAAACGGAAGAAGAAACTCTCGCTACCCCAGGGACTCTCGGGCTGTTTCTTAG
- a CDS encoding aldehyde ferredoxin oxidoreductase family protein, translating to MEAKGGYWGKILRVNLTTREVKVEPLPEEFPRKYLGGVGFGTRLLYDEVPAGADPLGPENKMIITPGLFVATGIGTGSKTAFNFKSPLTGGYGRSMAGAKMGEELKKAGYDVLIIEGQSEEPVMVVIENDEVKIVPAEGYWGLTTGEARKKAKEEYPGFATAFIGPAGENLSRIATIETDDRQAGRGGPGAVLGSKKLKGILVKGTKKIPIAEPEKLRELIKEWARVFKDHPATKADMDYGSGEFLDWMNRERGTFPVRNWQMGFFKKAYEKAKEEGREHIGIDPYFWAPKYRAGRKPCPMCNKPCSQYIKIESERWGTFMTDGPEYETLYSFGGVLELDDFETVAYLNYLADELGLDTISAGVTIAWAMEAYERGLLTKEEADGLELTFGNGEAAVEALKKMAHREGNLGKLLADGVKRASERLGKDSWKFAMHVKGMEPPAYDVRGIKGMALAFAVNVRGADHLTSGAYGTELVGRWWKFDGVDRTRGENKGFEIAFHENLMAVYDATGVCKFSRHMYFLEGFPPLVEAVTGMNVGEAELMVIGERIMNIARAFNAREGFSRKDDTLPYRVMWEPIPEGVSKGLHVPPWELDRMLDEYYQARGWSRDGIPTKAKLMALDLPDIAEDIGAGV from the coding sequence ATGGAGGCGAAAGGTGGTTACTGGGGCAAGATTCTGAGGGTCAACCTGACGACCCGCGAGGTCAAGGTGGAGCCCCTGCCGGAGGAGTTTCCAAGGAAGTACCTCGGCGGTGTTGGTTTCGGTACCAGACTTCTCTACGACGAGGTTCCAGCCGGAGCGGACCCCCTCGGACCTGAGAACAAGATGATAATCACTCCCGGCCTGTTCGTTGCCACGGGAATTGGAACCGGTTCAAAGACGGCGTTCAATTTCAAGAGCCCGCTCACCGGCGGTTACGGCCGCTCGATGGCCGGCGCCAAGATGGGTGAGGAGCTCAAGAAGGCCGGCTACGATGTTCTGATAATCGAAGGCCAGAGCGAAGAGCCCGTTATGGTTGTAATCGAGAACGACGAGGTTAAGATAGTCCCAGCCGAGGGATACTGGGGCCTCACCACCGGCGAGGCCAGGAAGAAGGCTAAGGAGGAGTACCCCGGATTCGCTACGGCTTTCATCGGCCCAGCCGGTGAGAACCTCAGCAGGATAGCGACGATAGAGACCGACGATAGGCAGGCCGGCAGGGGCGGCCCCGGAGCCGTCCTCGGAAGCAAGAAGCTCAAGGGAATCCTCGTCAAGGGAACCAAGAAGATACCAATCGCCGAGCCGGAGAAGCTCCGCGAACTGATTAAGGAGTGGGCAAGGGTCTTTAAGGACCACCCGGCCACCAAGGCGGACATGGACTACGGAAGCGGCGAGTTCCTCGACTGGATGAACCGCGAGCGCGGTACCTTCCCAGTCAGGAACTGGCAGATGGGCTTCTTCAAGAAGGCCTACGAGAAGGCCAAGGAGGAGGGCAGGGAGCACATCGGAATCGACCCGTACTTCTGGGCGCCGAAGTACCGTGCGGGAAGGAAGCCGTGCCCGATGTGCAACAAGCCGTGCAGCCAGTACATAAAAATCGAGAGCGAACGCTGGGGCACCTTCATGACCGACGGTCCTGAGTACGAGACCCTCTACTCATTCGGCGGCGTGCTTGAGCTCGACGACTTTGAAACCGTTGCGTACCTCAACTACCTCGCCGATGAGCTCGGCCTCGACACCATCTCCGCCGGTGTTACCATCGCTTGGGCGATGGAGGCTTACGAGAGGGGCCTTCTCACCAAGGAGGAGGCGGACGGCCTTGAGCTGACCTTCGGCAATGGAGAAGCAGCGGTCGAGGCCCTCAAGAAGATGGCCCACCGCGAGGGCAACCTCGGAAAGCTCCTCGCCGACGGTGTCAAGAGGGCCAGCGAGAGGCTTGGAAAGGACAGCTGGAAGTTCGCCATGCACGTTAAGGGGATGGAGCCGCCGGCCTACGACGTCCGCGGCATAAAGGGAATGGCGCTCGCCTTCGCCGTGAACGTCCGCGGTGCCGACCACCTCACCAGCGGCGCCTACGGAACCGAGCTGGTCGGCAGGTGGTGGAAGTTCGACGGCGTCGACAGGACTAGGGGCGAGAATAAGGGATTCGAGATAGCCTTCCACGAGAACCTCATGGCGGTCTACGACGCCACCGGCGTCTGTAAGTTCTCAAGGCACATGTACTTCCTCGAAGGCTTCCCGCCGCTCGTCGAAGCCGTCACAGGCATGAATGTAGGCGAGGCCGAGCTGATGGTCATCGGCGAGAGGATAATGAACATCGCCAGGGCCTTCAACGCCCGCGAGGGCTTCAGCAGAAAGGACGACACCCTGCCGTACAGGGTCATGTGGGAGCCGATTCCGGAGGGCGTCAGCAAGGGCCTCCACGTCCCGCCGTGGGAGCTCGACAGAATGCTCGACGAGTACTACCAGGCCCGCGGCTGGAGCAGGGACGGAATCCCGACCAAGGCCAAGCTCATGGCCCTCGACCTCCCGGACATCGCGGAGGACATCGGGGCTGGAGTTTGA
- a CDS encoding 2-phosphoglycerate kinase, with the protein MIIVTDPERKIRLPFSRGILTRSITLAGVEVGVAYIIATEVQKELSEERRKLVTTEEIRALTYRKLIDHGLSKAAKRYLFWRQLRRLKIPITMLLGGATGVGKSTIATELAFRLGIRSVIGTDTIREVMRKIIAPELLPDIHTSSFLAWKAVPQGRGESPLIKGFKNQVEHVSVGVAAVLDRAYKEGFNAIIEGIHLVPGYVELKENSFMYVITVGGRKDLEARFYERARYSKRPADYYLEHLDAIIEIQEFIVERAREHGIPVINNVELEKTVNAIMEDIMERLMERVEERMRG; encoded by the coding sequence ATGATAATCGTCACCGACCCCGAGAGAAAGATACGCCTGCCATTTTCGCGGGGCATTCTGACGCGCTCCATAACCCTCGCAGGCGTTGAGGTTGGTGTGGCATACATCATCGCGACGGAGGTTCAGAAGGAGCTCAGCGAGGAGAGACGCAAGCTGGTAACCACGGAGGAGATAAGGGCGCTGACGTACAGAAAGCTCATCGATCACGGGCTGAGTAAGGCCGCGAAGCGCTACCTCTTCTGGCGCCAGCTTCGGAGGCTCAAGATACCCATAACCATGCTCCTGGGGGGTGCAACCGGCGTCGGCAAGTCCACGATAGCGACCGAGCTGGCCTTCCGCCTCGGCATAAGGAGCGTTATTGGAACGGATACGATAAGGGAGGTTATGAGGAAGATAATCGCGCCGGAACTCCTTCCGGACATACACACCTCCTCCTTCCTGGCATGGAAGGCGGTGCCGCAGGGCAGGGGAGAGTCCCCCCTCATAAAGGGCTTCAAAAATCAGGTCGAGCACGTCTCGGTTGGCGTTGCGGCCGTTCTCGACAGGGCCTACAAGGAGGGCTTCAACGCAATAATCGAGGGCATTCACCTCGTCCCCGGCTACGTGGAGCTCAAGGAGAACAGCTTCATGTACGTGATAACCGTGGGCGGGAGGAAAGACCTGGAGGCCAGGTTCTACGAGAGGGCGCGGTACAGCAAGAGGCCGGCCGACTACTACCTGGAGCACCTCGACGCGATAATCGAGATACAGGAGTTCATCGTTGAGAGGGCCAGGGAACATGGAATCCCGGTCATAAACAACGTCGAGCTTGAGAAAACGGTCAACGCAATAATGGAGGACATAATGGAGAGGCTCATGGAGAGGGTTGAGGAGAGGATGAGGGGCTGA
- a CDS encoding 2,3-diphosphoglycerate synthetase — translation MGKGRLVLIDGEHYPDVTAWAVRKLGDVCCAVFLGGSEKIGDVGELERKLGVAVYLDGDYLSSLRRALAENEITEVVDLSDEPVLDYEDRFRIASLCMLHGVPYRGADFRFTPRRLKRTRKPSLAVIGTGKRVGKTAVSGFIARTLKEIARPVIVTMGRGGPAEPELIDGEKFEITPEFLLRLAESGKHAASDHFEDALTSRVTTIGCRRCGGGMAGFSFFDVIDEGIRLAESLPNDLIILEGSGATFPAYRADGYILITSAKGKLDFIRGYFGPFRVSLADIVVVTMADSASEGHLRALEKAVRSINPDADVHFTTLRSRPLGDVSGKRLGLVMTSGDALPRAGEWLEKLGAEVVCASANLSKRGPLMRDLEAFSGIDAVAVELKAAAVDVVTRWALERGIEVIYLDNEPVNVDGKDLREAVLALGRSILGGGR, via the coding sequence ATGGGAAAGGGAAGGCTCGTTCTGATTGACGGCGAGCATTACCCCGACGTTACCGCCTGGGCGGTGAGAAAGCTGGGTGATGTCTGCTGTGCGGTTTTTCTCGGCGGGAGCGAGAAGATTGGCGACGTTGGCGAGCTGGAGCGGAAGCTCGGCGTTGCCGTGTACCTCGACGGCGATTACCTCTCATCCCTTAGAAGGGCCCTCGCTGAGAACGAGATAACCGAGGTCGTTGATTTAAGCGATGAGCCGGTGCTCGATTACGAGGACAGATTCAGGATCGCCTCGCTGTGCATGCTCCACGGCGTTCCCTACAGGGGGGCGGATTTCCGCTTCACACCGCGCCGGCTCAAGAGAACGAGGAAGCCCAGTCTGGCGGTCATAGGCACGGGGAAGAGGGTCGGAAAAACGGCCGTGAGCGGATTCATAGCGCGAACCCTCAAGGAGATAGCGAGGCCGGTGATAGTGACGATGGGACGCGGGGGTCCGGCAGAGCCGGAGCTGATAGACGGAGAGAAGTTTGAGATAACGCCCGAGTTCCTTCTCAGGCTCGCCGAAAGCGGGAAGCACGCCGCATCTGATCACTTCGAGGATGCACTCACCTCGCGCGTGACAACCATAGGCTGCCGCCGCTGCGGGGGAGGCATGGCGGGCTTTTCTTTCTTCGACGTGATAGACGAGGGGATACGGCTCGCCGAGAGCCTTCCCAACGACCTCATCATCCTTGAGGGCAGTGGGGCGACCTTTCCAGCATACCGCGCCGATGGATACATCTTGATAACCAGCGCGAAGGGAAAGCTGGACTTTATACGGGGCTACTTCGGCCCCTTCAGGGTGAGCCTCGCGGACATAGTCGTCGTTACAATGGCCGACTCCGCGAGCGAGGGACATCTAAGGGCGCTGGAGAAGGCGGTGAGGTCAATCAATCCCGACGCGGACGTCCATTTCACCACCCTGAGGTCAAGGCCCCTCGGGGACGTTTCGGGAAAGAGGCTCGGCCTCGTCATGACCTCCGGCGATGCCCTTCCGAGGGCCGGCGAATGGCTCGAAAAGCTCGGTGCGGAGGTGGTGTGCGCCTCGGCCAACCTCTCCAAGAGGGGCCCTCTCATGCGTGATCTGGAAGCCTTCAGCGGGATAGACGCGGTTGCGGTTGAACTCAAGGCTGCCGCCGTTGACGTCGTCACCAGATGGGCGCTGGAGAGGGGGATAGAGGTCATCTATCTGGACAACGAGCCGGTCAACGTGGACGGCAAAGACCTGAGGGAGGCGGTTCTGGCGCTGGGACGTTCGATTCTGGGGGGAGGGCGATGA
- the cas4 gene encoding CRISPR-associated protein Cas4 gives MSNNGHGEDGELIEFYASEALTCPRRIYFRLKGYPERWPEFVKVRLNQGINTHNVLGEILQKRFGFELEKRMILRSPRLGFEIHGRVDAIRDFPIEIKGKTSLPRNPYDYHLAQLNVYLRWAEAEYGYLYYIKLHEEPMRVISKIDFSRFPIVKGPNFKAFEVPYDGKLFRETLRHFYSVKRAYEKGKPPKGWNDFTCRFCPYRYLCYPDEE, from the coding sequence ATGAGCAACAACGGTCACGGCGAGGATGGGGAACTCATAGAGTTTTACGCTAGCGAGGCCCTAACCTGTCCCAGGAGGATATACTTCCGGCTCAAGGGCTATCCCGAGAGATGGCCCGAGTTCGTTAAGGTGAGGCTCAACCAGGGGATAAACACCCACAACGTCCTCGGCGAGATTCTGCAGAAACGCTTCGGCTTTGAGCTTGAGAAGCGCATGATTCTGCGCTCCCCCCGCCTGGGCTTCGAGATACACGGGAGGGTGGATGCCATACGGGACTTCCCCATCGAAATCAAGGGGAAGACGAGCCTCCCGCGGAACCCCTACGACTACCACCTGGCACAGCTCAACGTGTACCTCCGCTGGGCAGAGGCGGAGTACGGCTATCTCTACTACATCAAGCTCCACGAGGAGCCGATGAGGGTCATCAGCAAAATAGACTTCTCCCGCTTCCCCATAGTTAAGGGGCCGAACTTCAAGGCTTTTGAGGTTCCCTACGACGGCAAGCTCTTCCGAGAGACGCTGAGGCACTTCTACTCCGTTAAGCGTGCGTACGAGAAAGGAAAGCCGCCGAAAGGCTGGAACGACTTCACCTGCAGGTTCTGCCCCTACCGCTACCTGTGTTATCCCGACGAGGAGTGA
- a CDS encoding DUF835 domain-containing protein: MIGYEHIKLGAEIVSFLSLSGLIYLAFSLRKSLGGIFDDKIIKRFFMGAFVFWSGYFVNVMNDVVPLKVLKILDDALGALGILIIAIVFRSLKEEIELKVKPTVVLNGQSSLPPGAYLMKPIPAKKILKTLAGKKVIALTRFPQKWKQAGVPYIWLSNVEDSKSISPTRLAAILHIITQEVESDTFVIVEGVEYLILQNGPTGVLRFLLSLKDHVLKNGGGIVLIVDPESVDHWVYKILEKEFKVLQV; this comes from the coding sequence ATGATTGGATACGAGCACATAAAGTTAGGCGCCGAGATAGTGTCCTTCCTGTCCCTATCAGGACTCATCTACCTAGCTTTCTCACTCCGGAAATCCCTGGGAGGAATCTTCGACGATAAAATCATCAAGAGGTTTTTTATGGGTGCCTTCGTGTTCTGGAGTGGCTATTTTGTGAACGTTATGAACGATGTTGTTCCCCTGAAAGTCCTGAAGATCCTCGATGATGCCCTGGGTGCACTGGGGATACTCATAATAGCCATTGTATTCCGAAGCTTGAAGGAGGAAATAGAGCTCAAGGTAAAGCCCACGGTTGTACTCAACGGCCAGTCAAGCCTTCCTCCCGGAGCGTACCTCATGAAGCCGATTCCCGCTAAGAAGATTCTCAAAACTCTTGCCGGGAAGAAAGTCATTGCACTCACGAGGTTTCCTCAAAAGTGGAAGCAAGCGGGGGTCCCGTATATCTGGCTCTCCAACGTTGAAGACTCCAAATCCATATCACCAACCCGGCTCGCGGCCATCCTCCACATAATAACCCAGGAGGTCGAATCCGATACATTTGTAATCGTCGAGGGTGTGGAATATCTAATCCTCCAAAACGGTCCCACAGGAGTCCTGAGGTTTCTGCTCTCGCTGAAGGACCATGTACTGAAAAACGGTGGAGGAATAGTCCTGATAGTCGATCCGGAGTCCGTGGACCACTGGGTCTACAAAATTCTGGAGAAGGAATTCAAAGTCCTCCAAGTTTAA
- a CDS encoding MBL fold metallo-hydrolase: MALRKLGDSAYLYPGSPSTLIRAVEGGAVIVDPGHGSGRHKDLRREARKLGLEINAQLATHGHADHIAVAPRIDAPLFMHRFEFSVAEGPLSRELLTFGSKAPEGFLVFQFQEEVKVHAVFEWGDEPFGLRAVKLNGHSPGMTGFLDEENGLIYAGDAFFGERVIEAVGLPYLVDPDLFKASIKELQNYAEKDFLLIPSHGKAVKGEEALELLDFNLRRVEETENLILELLKNPMSIDELAFKIMGHCGVEVTPQKLALNLVPVRAFIATLYNRELIEPVVDNGLKWVVRGGSFVVANSKD; encoded by the coding sequence ATGGCGTTAAGAAAACTCGGCGATTCTGCATACCTCTACCCTGGAAGCCCCTCGACCCTCATCAGAGCGGTCGAAGGGGGCGCGGTCATCGTTGACCCCGGCCACGGGAGCGGGAGGCACAAGGACCTCAGGAGGGAAGCCAGAAAGCTCGGGCTTGAAATAAACGCCCAGCTTGCAACGCACGGTCACGCGGACCACATCGCGGTGGCACCCAGGATAGACGCACCCCTCTTCATGCACCGGTTCGAGTTCTCAGTTGCCGAGGGCCCGCTCAGCAGGGAACTCCTCACCTTCGGCTCGAAGGCACCGGAGGGGTTCCTCGTCTTCCAGTTTCAGGAGGAGGTCAAAGTCCACGCCGTCTTCGAGTGGGGCGACGAACCCTTCGGCCTGAGGGCCGTTAAGCTGAACGGCCATTCACCGGGAATGACGGGCTTTCTGGACGAGGAGAACGGCCTCATCTACGCAGGGGATGCGTTCTTCGGCGAGAGGGTAATAGAGGCGGTGGGACTGCCGTACCTGGTCGACCCAGACCTATTTAAAGCTTCAATTAAAGAATTGCAGAATTATGCAGAGAAAGACTTCCTGCTCATACCCTCCCACGGGAAGGCCGTGAAGGGCGAAGAGGCACTCGAACTGCTCGACTTCAATCTCAGACGGGTGGAGGAGACAGAAAACCTCATCCTAGAACTCCTCAAAAACCCAATGAGCATCGACGAGCTGGCCTTCAAAATCATGGGGCATTGCGGGGTCGAGGTGACACCTCAAAAACTCGCCCTCAACCTCGTGCCAGTCAGGGCGTTCATAGCGACGCTGTACAACCGTGAACTCATTGAGCCCGTGGTCGATAACGGACTTAAGTGGGTCGTGAGGGGTGGCAGCTTTGTGGTTGCCAACAGCAAAGATTAA
- a CDS encoding class I SAM-dependent methyltransferase family protein, translating to MGRTQLIKPRIREILSKDLPGELVGILPKHWVRIGDVLILPLRPELEPYKGRIAEVYAEVLGVKTVLRKGRIGGEFRETNYEVLYGGDTVTVHVENGIRYKLDAAKVMFSPANVKERVRMAKVAKPGELVVDMFAGIGHLSLPMAVHGKARVIAIEKSPYTFQFLVENIELNRVQDRMTAYNIDNRDFPGENIADRVLMGYVVTTHEFIPKALSIAKDEAVIHYHNTVPERLMPEEPFKTFQRIAREHGYEAEKLNELVIKRYAPGVWHVVVDVRVFKR from the coding sequence ATGGGGAGGACGCAACTGATAAAGCCGCGCATCAGGGAGATACTCTCGAAGGATCTTCCGGGGGAGCTAGTTGGAATTCTCCCAAAGCACTGGGTTCGGATAGGCGACGTCCTGATTCTGCCGCTCAGGCCCGAACTTGAACCCTACAAGGGCAGAATAGCCGAGGTCTACGCGGAAGTTCTAGGCGTCAAGACGGTCCTGAGAAAGGGCCGCATAGGCGGCGAGTTCCGCGAGACGAACTACGAGGTTCTCTACGGAGGCGACACGGTGACGGTTCACGTTGAGAACGGGATAAGGTACAAGCTGGACGCGGCAAAGGTAATGTTCTCCCCTGCGAACGTTAAGGAGCGCGTTAGAATGGCGAAGGTCGCCAAACCAGGCGAGCTGGTCGTGGACATGTTCGCTGGAATCGGGCACCTCAGCCTCCCCATGGCCGTCCACGGAAAGGCTAGGGTCATTGCGATAGAAAAGAGCCCGTACACATTCCAGTTCCTCGTCGAAAACATCGAGCTGAACAGGGTTCAGGACAGGATGACGGCTTACAACATCGACAACCGGGATTTCCCCGGGGAGAACATAGCCGACCGCGTTCTGATGGGCTACGTCGTAACGACCCACGAGTTCATACCAAAGGCGCTGAGCATAGCGAAGGATGAGGCGGTAATCCACTACCACAACACCGTGCCCGAGAGGCTGATGCCGGAAGAACCCTTCAAAACGTTTCAGAGAATCGCAAGGGAGCACGGCTACGAGGCCGAGAAGCTCAACGAGCTGGTCATCAAGCGCTACGCCCCCGGGGTCTGGCACGTCGTCGTTGACGTGAGGGTGTTCAAGCGTTAG